The genomic DNA AACCCGCCGCATGGCACCAGGCCCCAGTTCGGTCATTTCGAAAGCGGTCATTGAGGTGTTTGCGGTTCGCTTTCTGCGGGTTCCCGGTGTGGTTTTCCTGAGCGAGAGCCGGAACAAGATTGTCAGCCGCGACGATGATCTCGCGAATTCCATCGGGCTACGCATCCGGGCGGAAAAGAACCTCCCCGATATTGTGCTCGCCGATCTTGGTCCAAAACACCCGCTGCTCGTCTTCGTGGAAGTGGTTGCGACAGACGGTCCTGTTTCCAAGGAACGCAAGGACGCGCTCACCGAGATTGCCAAAGACGCCGGCTTCCCAGGCGAGTATGTCGTCTTCGTGACGGCCTATCTCGACCGCAGCGATGCCGCCTTCAAGAAGACAGTGGATTCCCTCGCCTGGGGAACCTTCGTCTGGTTTGCCTCTCAGCCCGAGCATTTAGTCCGTTTCTATGAGGGACGGCCTGAAGTGGTCAAAACGCTCGCTGAATGGGATTGAGATGATGCCGCCGCCGGCGCCGATCCCGCCGCCGTGCGCGAGGCGATCCGCGGCGGCTTCGCCGATTCGCGCATCCTTCAGGTGCACGGCGAGCGGATGCTCAAGCGCGACTTCGTCCCCGGCGGGAGAATCAACGTCCACATCAAGGACTTGAACAACATTCTGGAGGCGGCGCACGAGGCGGGCCTGCGCCTGCCCATCTCGGAGACGCTGCTGAAGCTGATGGTCGCGGTGCGCGACGAGCTCGATGGCGGCGGCTACGACCACTCCGCCGTGCTGCTGGCGCTCGAACATATGGGCGACGGCAAGCGCGTCGGCACGGCACCCGACAGGCTGCCGAAATCGTGAAGCTTTCAGGCCGGCCTTGCGGCAGCGGGAAGGCTCTGCGTCAGACCTCTCTTGGGTGCGCTCCACCCGCTCACTGGATCTGAACGCGCGCGGGTAGCGGTTCCAGGTTCGGGCAGCGAAGGGCGCCGGACATGAGCGTGTCGTCGACCACCTTCAGACTGAGCTCGCAGTGCCCGGCCTCGCCATAGCCGAGACCCATCAGGATGAAACCGCCGGGGACGAACTGGCCTGCAAAAGGCGATCCCGCTCTTTTGAATGCTGTGGCGATTTCGTCCTTCTCGCTGATGGACAGGTCCGAGAGTAGAAAGCTGTCGCCAAGAAAGCGCTCGTGCGCGGTTTTCAGCTTGTCGGACGGCCTGTCGGGCATCGTCAGCTGAACGATCATCGACGTGTGCGCCGAAAGCCAATCGCGCAGCGCACGAGCCTTCAAATCGTCGCTGTCGGCGAGAAACGCCTCCTTGATCGTGATCTGGCGAACGACGGGGTCGGCGCTCGCCATTCCCGTTTCGAACGCGGCCAGCCGCTCGAGATAGTCCGTGCTGCGCAGTCGCGCTTGAAACGCCCTCAATTCGGCCATTCTCTCGTCAATGGCGGCATCGCCCGCCGGCTGTGCGAAAGCGGCCTGTTCCCCGCCTTTATGGCCGGGACTCAACGGCGCCAGAACCGCGATGGCCGCGGCGACGGCGATCCATCCCGTGTTGGCGAATTTCTGCATCCAACTCATGTCGATCGACCCATTATTGGCTTCATCTCATTGAAAAGGACGGGTTGCCGTACTGGTTACATAGCCGTTCTTTCCGCCCGCCAGCCGGACCTTGCGCCATCGCGTGCTGTCGTAAGGCAGAACGGTGACGACATCGCCAACCCGCAGCTTTCCAATGGCGGTCATGGCTACGCCGGGTTGATCAAGGACGCTCGCATCGCGAACGACCAAATGCCGCTCGCCCTTTGCTTCCCGATCGTTGGGAGCGATCGGCTCGGGCGCGGGCGAGCGCGGCTGGATGGCGGCGGTCTCGCGTTCATCGGGAGCGCTCGCGGCGGCCGAAATCGCGGGCTTGGCCTCCGCGACGGCGTCGCCCGGGTTCAGATAAACCTCGTCGACCAGCCGCACCAGAAGCTCCGGGCGCTGCTCGCCGCGGGTCGCATCGATGACCCGCTTGGAGACGCGGCGGAACATCAGCCCCAGCTCGACACCCGGCGCGCCGATCTCCTCAAGCAGCGCCGCCGTGTAAGGGCTGTGCTCGGCGTCGCCGTCGCTGGCCACCGCGCCCGACGCCGCGGCATAGGCGATGATGGCGCCGCGGCCGCGCAGCTCCATCGGCCCGAGGCCCCGATTCAGCCGGACAGATCGGTTGGCGGTGCCGCTTCGCAATTGATCCAGGAACGGGTTGTCGCGGCAGGAATCGAGAATGACGATGCTGACGCCGGCGCGGCGCTCCATCTCGGCGACGACCTCCTGGATGTCGATGGAGCTGTAACGCAGGTCCCATTCGCTTCCGACCGAAACGTCCGTGGGCAGAAGGAAATTCTGACCGTCGATCTGCACCGCGTGGCCGGCGTAAAAGACCAGCGCCATCGCCTGGTCGGTGAGCCTGCGGCCGAACTCGCCGATGGCGGCGACCGCTTCCCGGCGGTTGAGGTCGGTGGCCAGCAGCACCGAAAAGCCGAGCCCTTCGAGCGAGGCGGCAACCGCGGTGGCGTCGCGCACCGGGTTGGAGAGTGCGGCGGTGCCGGAATAGGCGTTGTTGCCGATGACCAGCGCGAACCGATCCGCCGCCTCAAGGCGTAACGGTGCCGCGAGCAACGCCAGAAGCAACACGATCTTAGCGAAAATACGCAATGGTTTTCCCCCGTATTCCGCTTCGACGCCGCGCCGGCGGGCCGCTGGCGCCGGCACCCGATCATGAAACCATGCCGCGAGGTGAGGTGCAACCTGATCGACTCGCTTTCATGCGCAAGCCTTACGACCCGTTCGTTTCGGGCGGATCAACGTCCATACGAAGGACCTGAACAATAGTCTCGAAGCCGCCGACGAGGCTGGCCTGCACCCGCCGATCCGCGAGAGCCTGCTGAGGCTGACGGTCGCGGCGCGCGACGAGCTTCATGGCGGCGGCTACGACCACTCCGCCGTGCTGCCGGCGCTCGAGCATATGAGCGACGGTAACCGCGGCGGCGCCGCGCTTGCCGCCTGCGGCGCTTGGCCGCCGACCTGGCCGAGGGTCCGGTCTTGCCGATGCCCGCATACGGTACCATCTTGAGCCCAACAAGCCTGTCAATCGGGCGGATATCGGCACGGTTTCCGGGAGCGGACCCAAAGGACCCCATTCACCTCGAGAAAAACGTCAGGAGCACGAAATGAAGACGAAATGGATCGCGGTCGCCGTCGCTGCAGCGGCGTTTGCTTTGGCCGGAGCGGTCGGCTCGGCGGAGGCGGCGAATACCGCCTCCTGCGACGGCTGTCACGGCGCCAACGGACAGGGCAAGGGCAACGCTCCGAAGATTGCCGGCCTGTCCACGGGCGCGTTCACCTC from Hyphomicrobiales bacterium includes the following:
- a CDS encoding caspase family protein — translated: MRIFAKIVLLLALLAAPLRLEAADRFALVIGNNAYSGTAALSNPVRDATAVAASLEGLGFSVLLATDLNRREAVAAIGEFGRRLTDQAMALVFYAGHAVQIDGQNFLLPTDVSVGSEWDLRYSSIDIQEVVAEMERRAGVSIVILDSCRDNPFLDQLRSGTANRSVRLNRGLGPMELRGRGAIIAYAAASGAVASDGDAEHSPYTAALLEEIGAPGVELGLMFRRVSKRVIDATRGEQRPELLVRLVDEVYLNPGDAVAEAKPAISAAASAPDERETAAIQPRSPAPEPIAPNDREAKGERHLVVRDASVLDQPGVAMTAIGKLRVGDVVTVLPYDSTRWRKVRLAGGKNGYVTSTATRPFQ
- a CDS encoding c-type cytochrome gives rise to the protein MKTKWIAVAVAAAAFALAGAVGSAEAANTASCDGCHGANGQGKGNAPKIAGLSTGAFTSAMNAYKSGARKNAAKNAIAKRLSDADIASLAAYYAAK